Proteins encoded by one window of bacterium:
- the nrdR gene encoding transcriptional regulator NrdR, translated as MKCSTCGFPDSRVVDSRTTKEGTSVRRRRECESCGHRFTTYERPEVSWPYVVKKDGQRVAYDRDKIRFGIEKALEKRPVSAEDREAIVDRVERFILEIGEKEVSSKAVGEKVMEELRDIDQVAYVRFASVYRSFGTLKEFQEELKKLGADSRAD; from the coding sequence ATGAAATGCTCCACATGTGGATTTCCCGACAGCCGAGTGGTGGACAGCCGCACCACCAAGGAGGGGACTTCGGTCCGCCGCCGAAGGGAGTGCGAAAGCTGCGGCCATCGGTTTACGACCTATGAGCGCCCCGAGGTGTCCTGGCCCTACGTCGTGAAGAAGGACGGCCAGCGCGTCGCCTATGACCGGGACAAGATACGGTTCGGGATCGAGAAGGCGCTGGAGAAGCGCCCCGTTTCGGCCGAGGACCGCGAGGCCATCGTGGATCGGGTGGAGCGGTTTATCCTCGAGATCGGGGAGAAGGAAGTCTCCAGCAAGGCGGTGGGCGAGAAGGTGATGGAGGAGTTGCGGGATATCGATCAGGTGGCCTACGTCCGTTTCGCCTCCGTCTACCGCTCGTTCGGGACGCTGAAGGAATTCCAGGAAGAACTCAAGAAACTGGGGGCGGACAGCCGCGCGGATTGA